A region of the Mytilus galloprovincialis chromosome 1, xbMytGall1.hap1.1, whole genome shotgun sequence genome:
aataaagaggCAAATTGTCTATTGAAAGTAATgttatattgaaaagaaaaattcTAAATTCTAAGTTAAAGAAAAACTTAACACTAAAACTTTAGAAATCTTACCTTTGAAGCAGTTATCAGTTTTTCGAATGAATaaataatgttttctttttcagatttGTTCTTTTATACCATCTCAATTATAATGTTAATTATTTACTTGTAAACAAGGAAATATATTATTAAACCGCAAATGgtgaattttgtaatttttgttttgacatAAATGTCAAAGCAACTTTTATATGATAGAATTGCACAGTatgcaaattacaaaaaaacCGTACATGTACTGAATTGGTTCAAATGCACATATTATTTCCTCTTGTAAATACTTGGTTTTTTAGTTACGTCATAGTAGATATATGTACTTTAATGTGATGTGTTAATGTATTAATAATGTACATAAATACACATATTATGAATGAGGTAATAGTCAGAGACTTGTACAGTTGTAATAATAACACAGTACTGATTCTATTTCCTCAAATAATACGTAACCAATTGTACCTTAAATTTGATTTAGATATATGTATGCTTCATAAGATATTTGAATAGATAGCTTTGGTAGGTTAtgacatttttatgattttccaACAATTGATCGTCACTGAACAAGTACAACAAGTGTGACTTCGAGATGAAGAATAGCAACAAATGTGCTGCTCTTTTGCTTTTTGTGTATATCTTGTCGTGGATGTACTTATTTGGTATCATGGATACCtatattctttgtttttctattaagtGTAGTTTGAAAAATACACACAAATCAAAACACCCAATCGCTTAATTGATTTTTACAACCGCCTTGTTGATGATTTTTTGTCTCTGAGAGTATCAACATGCAAAGTTGAGCCCACTTTTTGTGACATGAATTACAACTGAGACGTTTATTTTCGATGCATTTTACATTTGTGTATGTTCATAAAATGTTGATGTAATTagaaacaagttgctttctttaaaaaaagaaaagcaatacattaGACCTCTGACTGGTCACCAAACGATTGTTGATGAATTTGTGTTTTCTTTGACGTGAAACAATTGACTTtgaatagaagaagccagttgaaagtatgTATTTACACTACTATTTGATTACACATTTTAAAgttaaactattttattcataacttgggaatgtacataattttttcgATAACCCTTTTGCAAATCCCAATTTCTACaaaccggatgacttatgcaaattgcacaaaccaatCGGAACTTAAATTTATGCACttagtttgctttataatctggaattctgatgcatttattttatctatcatatcttttattttgtttcctgttTGGATGCCTTCATATTCTCAACTCCGTGTTATTGAAGCTGTTTgtactcatggtagatgttgtataGATACATTTTAAGTCCAATTTCCATGTGCGGTGAAACTTGTAGCATGCAATTAATTGGGACCTGATATAAAGagttattttggtctcataaaacaacCTCATATTTTACGGATTtgctgattttacttaaatcaattcaaaaattCTATATGGAAATTAGGTTTTGCCGAAGAATAGCTTGATTTTGAAGTTTGACgaatacctgtacacactttcaaaataaccaatttatataaaactttatgatgatataaaaagataccagaactaaattgATGTACACGAGATGtgagttaagtctacaaaaaagcatcagtgacgctcgaatgaaaaaagttaaacgGCAAAATAAATTGCAAAGTTAatgaatctattccttgggtagacaagccttagcttttcgaaaattttaaagattataataggaaagtgactcaaaaaagaaacaaaagagaaacagcTAGAGGTCAGAATACCGTCAGTAATTATGACCGTAATTGAAAGTCACATGTCAAGCTCTTTCTGTCGTATACTGAATTcatattatcaaaacaaaaatgcacTTTCACgagtgaaataaatattatagCATGCACATGGTGTATTAGCGCATGCAACAGTCAATAGAAAGTATACGCACTGATATTCAGGGAAAtaatacgcatttgcgtcatcacattTGTTAATCTAATAGTCGGAATGTCTAAATACCTACATCAAATGCTTTGACTccagattaatttttttttttatcgaatgaatctattttaaaattttaacatttcaCTATGTATTACCATACAAAACAAAAGCAAGACTTATAAATCTATACTAAAACAGTATAAGATAATTAACATTATGatagtaattaaattttgttatgaTTGTTATGATTACTAGTATTGTAAATTGTGATTACGGTTTTTATGAGCTGTAAGGATTTTCAAAAATCATGCTTGGTGAATTGAAACCACACAAGTATTATcattcacgaccgtttaaaatttaaatattcaattagTTTATCCTACTTTCCGCTTAATGGATATACTATGatacaaaaaaagataacaatttCTTATAAAACCTTACTTAAACCTGGGACTAGTATACTAACATGATATAATAGTCCCAGCTTAaacggtatgaaataattaacgtagaaatataatgattataattgtttataaactttttttgcatgaaccccctgaggggttcatgcttatatattggtgagttttggatgtgtctatgggccactcgatatctctcggccggaagtcagaataaaattctcggaacgtctcgaaagttttcggtTATTTATACAGGTTCTTtacaggttgttatctacgtctttgatatggtaCCTTGATGTACCTTAACGacacaattatatttgttttaaaacgaccgcTGTACAccgtgtgtatctgggtcaattataacgtggtattgtctgttgactcgataacatgtaaactaattatgtttgaagatttaaccacgggatactgtgtatttcatcaCAGACGTACGGGAGAGAAAATTctgattgaaatatttataatagatcggaaaacagaaagataatattcttatcaaaagtatttaattcaatcggaatcaaagaaatatatacaaaatatatactgtatctCAAGAAACTagcaatgattgaaatcagaatattttcagagttgcaattaagaaataagtattttatatgacaatatactctgctttggtatttttaaatattcatttgtaaaggaaacataaaaattaaatctaaataaattcttgcatcctacaaaaaaaatgtttataaaaaataattattatacgTCTACTCTGATGtctacgttaattatttcataccattttagtatttaacttttatgagtaattattatttatttttttgtattgttatatatccataaaacggaaagttaggtaaatttattcaatatttaaattttaaacggtcgtgaataaaaatGCGTGTGTGTTTTCTaatcataaagcatgattttcaatacttgcagctcacaacaatcgtaaaatgatttacaataatcacaacaaaatttaattacaattatattaatgttgattattttatattgttttagtatggatttagaagtctttgcttatagtttgtatagtaatatattctcaaagtggaatgttagaatttaaaaatagattcattcgataaataaaatgtccatccgtaaatacttgacgttcttgtttattgatattatatatattcaaaagaatttgaaaaaaaataccaacaggaacgtttattttaaaattttaatcaaatttttatttgtttgttttaatagtttaacttatagcatctacatatttgtactatggtactgttttgaaaattgtattcactgtgttgaccaactatccttcacgtcttgattcattcacattagaTCACATTTCAAgagcacactatcggtttgcgttctaaaaagttccggataaaatgtcaatgaatccggagtcaaaacctttaatgtaggccgtttgacattcgaattcaactataagtttaagatatgtgatgacgcaaatgcgtattctttttttttctatttactatttcgtgcaCTAAAATACTACTTGAATGCAATCCTATTTTAAAACTCACTCttgaaagcttattttcgtttttgttatctataaGATCAGGACACGGTAGAAAGAGCTTTACATGTtactttcaagcacggtcatcattactaacggtattctaACCTCGAGTTgattctcttttgtttcttttttgagtcactgtaaACTTtctataaactttgaccttttcgaaaagctaaagattgtctacccaaggaatagattccttaactttgtaatgtatttagccgccttttaacttttttcattcgagcgtcactgatgcttttttttttgcgACTAATctcgtgtctggcgtacatcattttaattcttgtatctttctatatctacatacctttttatataaattggttattttaaaagtgtgtacaggtattcataaatTTCTGAATTAATAAATTCTTCAGCAAAACTAAGCTTCCCTGTAAAATCAGGAaaccttaaaatttgagatgttttatgagaccaaaaaaAGTCTCTTCACAAGAGttcccaatcaattgcatgtctcaggtttcaccgcatacaacatctaccatgagtaaagacagcttcaaatacgagttgagaacataaaggcattcatgtaggaaacaaaatataaagatatgatagttaaaataaatgcatccagaattccagattataaagcaaacttaGTGCTTAAATTTAAATTGCGATAGTTAaattgtgcaatttgcataagtcatccggttagtagaaatcaggatttgccaaagggttataatcggaaaaattatgtacattcccaagtaatagATAAAATAGCCGAGCTTTAAaataaccattcaaacagaagctgtaaatatatactttcatctggcttcttctattcatagtcaattatttcatttcaaaagcaaacacaaattcagcaataatcttttggtgacccggcaccagcagtcagcggtcttaggttcatgtattgcttttctttttttaaagaaagcaacttgttttgtAGGTTGCAAGGATGTATTCAGATCTAATTGCTATTACTATGTttcatttacaaatgaatatttaaaaataccaaagcagagtatcttgtcGTATAAAGTGCTTATTTCTTTATTGCAACTCAAAATATGCTGACTTCAATAATTGTCATTATTGTTGGTTTTTACAGATTTCTTTGATTTTAGTTaaattaattaaatcaaataCGTTTGATAATAATATCAATTTTCTGTTTTCTGATCTAATATAAATACTAAAACCAGAATGTTCTCTCCTGAGTCTATGATGAAAATATACAATATCACGTGGtgaaatattcaaacatatttagTTTGCATGTTAACGAGACAATGCATAATACCTCGTATAATTGACCtagatacacacagtgtacatCGGTcgtttcaaaacaaaattaatataattaagTCGTCATTATTAGACTTCTTTAGAAACCAAAGCACTTATAACGTTCACATATGTTCTATGAAAAAACCATAAGGttctaatattttatatttaaacgaTTTATTGATTGCAAGTTAGTCTTTATAGTTTTACTTTCAAATTTTCTTTGGTTGTTACAATGTGCCAAATGTGGTAGCCTAGCCATCGAGCCCAAGAGACctatcaaagacgtagataactaCTTGTGTAAATGATAGTAAAATTGCGAGaggttccgagaattttattttgacttccatccgagagatatcgagtggcccataaaCACAttcaaaactcgccaatatataagcatgaacccctcagggggttcatgcacAAATGAATTTACTTTGGTAATACAAGAAGTTAATTTACAAAAGGTCCGGTATCGTTGATGGAACTTAACGTTTGCTAAAGACCTTTTCGATATTTGTAAATACCATATGTTGACCATTATTTGAAATAATGTGTTACGCATAGAACAAATAGCTTTTGGTTatgtttttacattaaatttccAATCATTCCGGCCTTAATAATTCACAATGGCACTgatacaattaaaatatttaatttttggaCCGAATGAATATGTTGATAGAAGTGAGTAAACCTACAATAACATTTTGTTGTATAATTAAACAATGACTTATCTTGTATTACGTCGACTTTTATATGCCCTTTTATATTTTCCTATCGTATAAAAGAAACAAAGGGGTCAGATATCAACGactatgcaaatattatgatcaGACGAAACTTAAAATATTAACAGAAACAGTTCAGTTCAAATCATGtcctatttttttctgtttttttttttttttttattcttattacaTGCCACCAAACTTAAATGTTAGGGTACCCATCATAATATCGAAGGAAGAAACGACGTCAATTGTCTTATAAAACATGTAAGACCGACAAATAAGTAAAACAATTTAAGATTGTAAAGTTAGTATTTTACAGAATATCATTTTCAAAGTCATGAATGAGTAAGTTATAAACATACTAATGCGGCGTTATTTTAGAAATGGACAGACGGAAAGCACATGGTTAATAGATAAGTATCATGCactaaaaatatatacaaaatagaCAAAATACTGGAATTAACGGTCTAAAATATCTTGTTGCTATTATAACACAGATTtaaacattgttgtgacgtcattcaATTGTTTACccgttctttatttcagtgattggactatcatttacctgtaagaaaccattatgttacATTTAGCTGTctaatatttttaagaataaatcTCCTCTTTCTTATAAATATAGGACAGTTTAAGGTAGAATAActgattcttacaggtaaatgatagttcattccctgaaataaaaaaaaaataattaccttAATTGTTTTCTTCAAGGTAACAAAACTCCAATAaaagaacaaatgacaattaaaaaaaaaccatttcaatacaataattttgtcaccAACCAAAACGGTTTCTATAGGAAAACATcacttttcaaattgatttttaacaCTACCAATACTTTTATCACAGCCACTTTTCTCAtgattttggttgttttttttaagtcttGTACTATTGCTTTAATATGAATACACTTCGCTTATGAACGGCGATGACTATGGGAAGCAGAATTAAGGAAGACATTATCGCATATCTATCAAACAAACCGATTGTGTGTCCGATTCGCACTTTGTTCGCAGTGATcgttttataaaacattttttttcgaaataaaaTCGAGACAAAATTACGTTTCGGTAACATTCAAAAAGCACAATGGACTCAATACACAAATTAacgagaaaaaaaagaaacacgaccttgcagaaattaaaaaaaaacagaaaagggGGGTGTATTTTGGTGGTAACGTTTAGGAaaacaacaataataaaattaacggtaccaatttcttgcaccagatgcaatAACAGTCTCTTGAAAATTCCAACGAAAGAATATAACTAATTGCATGTTGTTACCCTTCGTTTGtcatattaattatatatttgaaataaaatcgacTGTGGTGCACTCGATAAGGTTCCATAAGATCCTGTCTTCAtatgctattctttttttttctctcatttactTAGTAAAAAATAAAACCCGAGAAGAAACATCTGATTTTAATCCAAAGTGTGAAACAACACAATCACTAATAACGACATTTCTTTCTCCGTTTTTGCATTAAGACTATACTTTCATCACGTTGtccattttgaaacacaaaacgcATGTAAAGGTAATCACGGAAACTATGAACGGAAAATACGAGAAGTCCCTGCGCACGCAAAAATCATGATACGCATACGCTGTGCCATGTATCAATACATGTTGTTTACCTTCAGCTgtactttctttttgtcttttttttttatgttgagcTACTGTTTAAAGGGGCCAACATGtaggatatattttaatgtaagaaaagtttattcacaaaacaattttcatacttgatgaaaataaatctttgcttGCTTTTACTTTTGATTGACCTTTTCGCCGTGTTAAACAttgttttaagtaagatataagcctctaGCAGTCCATTATGTAAAATAATTATCTGATAATACCCAAACGTCACATTTATAAAGAGAACAAACCATTTTATTCTAAGGGTTCAATGCTTGTACAATTGCAGAGACCAAAAAATATGAACTGCTTTTGCTGATTTTTTCATTGAATACATGTGTAACAATTATTATTGACTATTATCTTATGACTAAATATATTCAATATTCTACAGAAAGAACCAAACATCAGTTGGCTAAAAACCACAATTACTACAAATACATCTCATGAGATCTAATATGAATCCCTACCCTTAGGTTTTTCGCGAGGTCTAGGGTGAGAGGGGAAACATCTTTAGATTTTTACGTAGTGTTTTGTTTTCggttatttgtctttttctttttttatgtagacgaaacgcgcgtctggcgtatcaaattataatctgttacctttgataactatttacaccactgggtcgatgccactgctagtggacgtttcgttccccagggtatcacaagcccagcggtcagcactttggtgttgacatgaatatcaattaaatggtaatttttataaatttcctgtttaccaaactaaGAATTTTTCGAATACCAAGGATTTTCtaatccaaggcatagattacccgTATTAGGCATAACGTTTTGAAATTTCGGGTCATCATTGCTCTTTatcttcgtacttgtttggctttatagctagtttgttctgagcgtcactgatgagtcttatgtagacgaaacgcgcatctggcgtaattataatcctggtacctttgataattattggcTATGGCGATTCAGATCATTTTCACGAATGTCACCATCAAAATAAGATTATTTACGGGTTTGAATAAACATGAGCAATACTACGATTGTCACATGAAGAGCAGGAACTGCTGAACCTTCTAGAGCACCTGACACCATCACCAGTTTTTGATAGagttcgttttgcttagtctttagttttctatgttgtgtctatgttgtattattgtttgtcCTTTTGTCTTTTTCTCTTTTGTCATGGTGTTGTTAGTTTACAACACTAGCAGTGACATGTATGCATTAgcatataaaatttattattaattattttaccatcacgaattggttgatccatacaatgtgtctttgtccaaactaactaaggacattttGACCACGTGTTAGagtgtggtttgtcattacgtcgtctaatcttttaattaccgaacgtgacttattccttATTGTGACTGTGTTGCTGATagtgaatttgcattgctatataagacgtgtcacggtattttCCAACCgaaatttatgtatttagttttgaggtaatatttgttattctcatttaattttgtcaaattattatcgtttgtagttgtaaattcaaatgtgacgtcacttaaaTTTGTGCGTTTATCGATTTGGCTAACGCGGTTGTTGATTTCTGTATGCTGGTTTAAATTATTTAcctatttgttttatttcgtaGTTAGTCACcggttttatcatttatatctattataaagtcattttataaaattactgtttgcaaaagtatgaactattctaaatgataaggatgttcgTATCCCAGGCAAAAAAACCAAGCCGTATTTGGATAAACTTTGTGGAACttgtggtcctcaatgttcttcaactttgtactttattttggcttttcatcagagcgtcactggttagtcttgtgtttACGAagcgtgcgtctggcgtattaaattttaaacctgtcaccttttgttatctataattcgtgtgtttctctgtcctatacatgctatatgttctcccatttactgtattgtagtcctatcatgtaagggtgtcattttaatgttatatttaacattgccataaaaacggaaggtttggcatgccacaaaacaaggttcaacccaccattaaaatgtcctgtattaagtcaggaaaatggccattgttacattatagttcgtttctgtgtgtgttacattttaatgttgtgtttctgttgagttttagtttgttacccgaatttgtgttttttttttctcaatccatTTATGAACTTCAAACAGCGGTTTACTATTTTTGCCTTTATTAACCGCACCAAAAGGCCAACATAAAGGCTTACACAATATGATATGATTACATTTTGCATGTCTTTTGTGCTTTATGCTAACGTGTGTATCATATGGTTTATTGACAATACATAATCATTTAcgcttcatttattttttttaatttacggGAGCGGTTACCATACATATAATGTCCTTTATAGGTTTTTGTAATATCTTTATTTCGAAATATTCTTCCTTTTTTAATGACAAAGTTCAGAGTTACCAATATAACTTGACTgtcatatttatgttattttctaTACGTGTATTTTTATCTGTCTATATGGTGTAGATATCTTATGATAATGATTGTCTCGACGTCTTAACTATTCAATGTTTTTGAATGATTCTCAACATATTTACAACAAGactatttgtatttaatattttattcatttcatgataaaacaaaaatcgaTTTCCGTAAAAAGATGGATTTCTTCAAAGTTCTAATTATGTTCATCCTGAGTATCCTTTAGATGGCCTTCTTCTGCAAAGCCTGTGACATTTAACAGTGGTACAGTATTTGCTTGGTGCACAATCTGAATCAGTATGACATAGTTTACTACATTCACTGCGGTCTCCTACTACAGACTGAGAAACGATAATTGAACCAGATGATCCAACTGATCCTACTCGTCTAGAAGAAATGGTGTCCAATGCATCGATGCCACTACGTCTAGATGTGAGTGTGTCCAATGCATTAATGCCACTTCGTCTAGCTGAGATAGCGTCAAGAATATCAGAACCTGTGTGACCAGACATTGAACCACTGCTACCAATAGTTTCCAAGTGACCATTGTTAGATAGACCCACACGTCCGGTTAAAGACTGACCTGAACCAATTAGGCTACCAGATGATAATTGAACGCAATAGCTGTTGCATCCTTCGTGGATACATTTATGTCCTGACGCACATAGTTTATTTTCTCCACATCCATAACTGCATTTTGAACCATCAATGCTTGACAGTCTTGAAATGTCAGATGATGAACCTCTAATAATTTCTGAAACTGTATTTCCAGTTCCACTTCTTATAGACCCTGACAATCCAGATTCACCAATGACACTTCCAGATGAAACTTGGACACAATAACTGTCACATCCATCGCGTACACATTTCTGTCCTAGGTTGCATAATTTATCTACTCCACACTCGTAATGACAGTTTTTGTTTATACCATCATTGCTTGCTATACCTGCAGAATTCTGAAATGAAGAGCTTCTTATAATTTCAGAGACAGCTGAACTTCTTCTGTCAGATCCTGCTCGTCTATTTGCATCAATTACATCCAACAAAGTAAGTGACTCTCCTCGGTGACCTCCAATGTCTCTACCAACTCCATTCTCAAGCTGTAATACCTTGTTTACTCTATGTAGACCTAATTTCTTTTCTGTAGGTGTATAGGCTGTAAAAAATGTACGAGCTTTGTGAAAGAAGTAATAGCTGTTTTAAAATCGTTTTAGGGACGGTGCAATATTTATCAAGCAGAGGGGACCGGTGCATATCACAAAACCTgtttggaaaaaagtattgtCCCATGCTGATGTGATAGGAAAAAAAGTTATGTCCCATGACCTCTATTCATGAAAAAAGTATGTGTCccatgaatatcatgaatatattgagTGAATAAAAACACAATCTGTACCTTAAATAACGTAAAGCAACAATATTTATTgtgatataaatgtttttgacaatcattttaacattctcgactagtcttgaccttcaaatttagttttgactggtgtaaatcagcccatctaactaaattaaatattgatcttacaaaattcaagcttattaggtagtttgatttattcctgtgaaatgaaagaatttaattttacaataggtaaaaataaaaattattatataaattcagataggcatctttaattttttttataactttttcaaatcaacttggattttcatcaaactatgcagctatcttagatatatattaagcttactgaatcccatgtcatttagtttttgttgtattgctgtaaaatttaagaattaaagtaatcttggtaaaaaaaaaaagctaagatttgcaattaagataggcatctttaatttttttaataactttttcaaatcaacttggatttgcatcaaactatgcagctatcttagagatatattaagcttactgaatcttaggtcattttgttttttgtttattgctgtcaaatttaagaattagataaatctaggtcaaaaaagctagaatttgcagttcgaacaaaaaag
Encoded here:
- the LOC143078086 gene encoding uncharacterized protein LOC143078086, whose protein sequence is MMRFETMSLSMLLTIMSVAAYTPTEKKLGLHRVNKVLQLENGVGRDIGGHRGESLTLLDVIDANRRAGSDRRSSAVSEIIRSSSFQNSAGIASNDGINKNCHYECGVDKLCNLGQKCVRDGCDSYCVQVSSGSVIGESGLSGSIRSGTGNTVSEIIRGSSSDISRLSSIDGSKCSYGCGENKLCASGHKCIHEGCNSYCVQLSSGSLIGSGQSLTGRVGLSNNGHLETIGSSGSMSGHTGSDILDAISARRSGINALDTLTSRRSGIDALDTISSRRVGSVGSSGSIIVSQSVVGDRSECSKLCHTDSDCAPSKYCTTVKCHRLCRRRPSKGYSG